CCTGCGCGAGCCGCGGCAGGACGGGGTCAGGGTGCAGTCTCAGCCGCAGCGGCGGCGCGGATCGCCGGGACAAGCCGGGCTATCCCGTCGTCCACCGTAATCTGGCGACCCATGACCACATCCAGCAACACATTGTCGGGGTAGTCGAGCAGGCGCTCGAAGGCATCGCG
This genomic window from Thioalkalivibrio sp. ALJ12 contains:
- a CDS encoding succinate dehydrogenase assembly factor 2, with amino-acid sequence MEPDSRTRWRCRRGMLENDWLLGQFLAQGYAQLDQEGRDAFERLLDYPDNVLLDVVMGRQITVDDGIARLVPAIRAAAAAETAP